Below is a genomic region from Triticum dicoccoides isolate Atlit2015 ecotype Zavitan chromosome 5A, WEW_v2.0, whole genome shotgun sequence.
CCTGCATCACATCACATCCCAGAGCATGGCGGCATGTGGACGCACCACAAGTCCATGAAAGGGATTCTCGTCATCTAACCCATAGAGAGGACGGGTTTGGGGAACCGGCCGGTAGATGACGCTGATGCCTGCATAGATTAGTCGCCATGTGTACCGGCTGCCACCCCATATTTGACTTTGTAATTTGTATGTACACGTGGTTGGGCATCTATATCCATCATCACATTAGTATATTTGTTCtgggggggccatcatcatcatcatcatcatcatcatccggaGGTTGTGCATTTGATTAACTTGTTAAGGAGGCGAGCTGTTGGGCCTGCAGAACAAGAGGTTACATAGTGCGCAAGCAGAATTCCTCCATCACACAACTCGCTCGCTCTCTTTCTCTCTTGGCCCATCCATCCATGGCGATGGCCGGCCACCCTTACTCGCCAAGTGACCTCGAGCTCCCCGGTTTCGTGCCGCCGCAGCTTTCACCCCTCGAACTCGTGGTGCCCCTCATAGGCACTTCTCTCTTGGTCATCACGGTGATCTGGCTTGTCTCCGGCCAGGTGCTCAATACTGGTAACTACTGCAACCACCAAATCTATCCTTCCATCATGTGTATACATACGATACTTACTTCCTCCGAGTTTATTTTTACTCCCCTATATATTAGGTTTGTCTTGAGTTAAATTTTGTAAAATTTTATTGAAGTCGTATTAAAAATTATCAACAGTTACAATACCAAATCAATATAATGCTCTAAAATTATGTTCCATGATAAATCAAATGATATTGATTTGATAAGGTGAATGTTGGTACTCCTTTCTATAAACTGGATTAAACTATAGaaagtttgacttaagacaaatCTAACATGTGAAGTAAAGAAGAAACGGAGAGAGTGCTCCATGCAAATTAACACTCCCATCATCTCCTGATCTTCATCTGTTGCAGGAAGATCCGGGAGATTATCCAAGGCCGACCGTTTGCTCATGTGCTGGTGGGCAATCACTGGGTTGACCCACCTAATCATCGAAGCACCCTTGCTCTTCACCCCCAATTACCTTACCAAGGAAAACCCCAGTTTTTTCGATGAAATATGTAAGTTCTGGCTGGTTATATCCTCCCATCGTATCCATCATCTCGAAATTATGTTCTTAATTTTTCGAGTAACTAACTGCATGCATGCTACATCTTCAGGGAAAGAGTACAGCAAAGCCGACTCCAGATATGCCACCCGGGACACCACAACCGGCGCGATCGAAGTCATTGCGGTTTTTCTACAAGGCCCTGCATCACTTCTTGCTGTGTA
It encodes:
- the LOC119298749 gene encoding probable 3-beta-hydroxysteroid-Delta(8),Delta(7)-isomerase; its protein translation is MAMAGHPYSPSDLELPGFVPPQLSPLELVVPLIGTSLLVITVIWLVSGQVLNTGRSGRLSKADRLLMCWWAITGLTHLIIEAPLLFTPNYLTKENPSFFDEIWKEYSKADSRYATRDTTTGAIEVIAVFLQGPASLLAVYAIASRKSYSYILQFSVSMGHIYAMLVYYITAYLDGMNFCVSPFYFWTYFVGANSPWVVIPTLIAIRSWKLISQAFQSCKVNQD